The proteins below come from a single Isoptericola dokdonensis DS-3 genomic window:
- the yicI gene encoding alpha-xylosidase, translating to MKFTDGFWHARPGVAIHYAREVDRVATDGTSLRSVAPTKAVRHRGDTLNNPVITTTVSSPMENVVRVQHVHHRGRPEPRRFELDLVDGTGEAKVVDGEGTLTTGDLSVRLAVGKSWELSFHAGGRRLTGSSGKSAAWADVAPDAAVDHGPIELRREGRTSYVFDQLDLGVGELVYGLGERFGPVVKNGQTIDIWNYDGGTSSEQAYKNVPFYLTNAGYGVFVNDPGHVSFEVGSEAVERVQFSVPGESLDYFVVHGPDPKTILERYTALTGRPAEVPAWTYGLWLSTSFTTDYDEATVNSFIDGMAERDIPLSLFHFDCFWMREFNWCDFEWDARTFPDPEGMLARLHDRDLRVCVWINPYIAQQSPLFDEGMAAGYLVKRRDGSVWQWDRWQGGMALVDFTNPDATAWYKDKLRVLVRQGVDAFKTDFGERIPVDVEYFDGSDPERMHNYYTHLYNEAVHEVLAEERGAGEAVLFARSATAGGQQFPVHWGGDSTASYVSMAESLRGGLSLAYSGFGYWSHDIGGFEMTPDAGVFKRWTAFGLFSSHSRMHGSGSYRVPWMFDEDESDPTSAVAVTRKFARFKNRLAPYLVATGLEAHRAGTPMMRPMLLEFPHDPSVPHLDRQYMLGSDLLVAPVFDAAGDVDLYLPEGGWAGLLTGERVSGGRWVREQHDFDSLPVYVRPGGVIPLSAHEERPDADHLDGLTLLVNPGADGWSRTVEVRDADGGPVAFAVRRDGDEVVVTSPIGAGWSVEVVGGGCAAAVDGTARVSA from the coding sequence ATGAAGTTCACCGACGGTTTCTGGCACGCCCGCCCGGGCGTCGCGATCCACTACGCCCGCGAGGTGGACCGTGTCGCCACGGACGGGACGAGCCTGCGCTCGGTCGCCCCGACGAAGGCCGTGCGGCACCGCGGCGACACCCTCAACAACCCGGTGATCACCACGACCGTGTCGTCGCCGATGGAGAACGTGGTGCGGGTGCAGCACGTGCACCACCGGGGCCGCCCGGAACCGCGCCGCTTCGAGCTCGACCTCGTCGACGGCACCGGCGAGGCGAAGGTCGTCGACGGCGAGGGCACCCTGACCACCGGAGACCTGTCCGTCCGCCTCGCGGTCGGGAAGTCCTGGGAGCTGTCGTTCCACGCGGGCGGCCGCCGCCTGACCGGGTCGAGCGGGAAGTCCGCGGCGTGGGCCGACGTCGCCCCCGACGCCGCGGTCGACCACGGCCCGATCGAGCTGCGCCGCGAGGGCCGCACCAGCTACGTGTTCGACCAGCTGGACCTCGGCGTGGGCGAGCTCGTCTACGGCCTGGGCGAGCGGTTCGGCCCGGTGGTCAAGAACGGCCAGACGATCGACATCTGGAACTACGACGGCGGCACGTCCAGCGAGCAGGCGTACAAGAACGTGCCCTTCTACCTGACGAACGCCGGGTACGGGGTCTTCGTCAACGACCCCGGTCACGTCTCCTTCGAGGTCGGCTCCGAGGCCGTGGAGCGGGTGCAGTTCTCCGTGCCGGGCGAGTCGCTCGACTACTTCGTCGTCCACGGGCCCGACCCGAAGACGATCCTGGAGCGCTACACCGCCCTGACCGGCCGCCCGGCCGAGGTCCCGGCCTGGACCTACGGGCTGTGGCTGTCGACGAGCTTCACGACGGACTACGACGAGGCCACGGTGAACTCGTTCATCGACGGGATGGCGGAGCGGGACATCCCGCTGAGCCTGTTCCACTTCGACTGCTTCTGGATGCGCGAGTTCAACTGGTGCGACTTCGAGTGGGACGCGCGCACGTTCCCGGACCCGGAGGGCATGCTGGCTCGGCTGCACGACCGCGACCTGCGCGTGTGCGTCTGGATCAACCCGTACATCGCCCAGCAGTCGCCGCTGTTCGACGAGGGCATGGCCGCCGGCTACCTCGTCAAGCGGCGCGACGGCTCGGTGTGGCAGTGGGACCGCTGGCAGGGCGGCATGGCGCTGGTCGACTTCACCAACCCGGACGCGACCGCCTGGTACAAGGACAAGCTGCGCGTCCTGGTGCGCCAGGGCGTCGACGCGTTCAAGACGGACTTCGGCGAGCGCATCCCGGTCGACGTCGAGTACTTCGACGGCTCCGACCCGGAGCGCATGCACAACTACTACACGCACCTGTACAACGAGGCGGTGCACGAGGTGCTCGCCGAGGAGCGCGGGGCGGGCGAGGCCGTGCTGTTCGCGCGGTCGGCGACCGCGGGCGGCCAGCAGTTCCCCGTGCACTGGGGCGGCGACTCCACGGCGTCGTACGTGTCGATGGCGGAGTCGCTGCGCGGCGGGCTGTCTCTCGCATACAGCGGGTTCGGCTACTGGAGCCACGACATCGGCGGCTTCGAGATGACGCCGGACGCCGGGGTGTTCAAGCGCTGGACGGCGTTCGGGCTGTTCTCCAGCCACAGCCGCATGCACGGCAGCGGCTCCTACCGGGTGCCGTGGATGTTCGACGAGGACGAGTCGGACCCGACGAGCGCCGTGGCCGTCACCCGGAAGTTCGCGCGGTTCAAGAACCGGCTCGCCCCCTACCTGGTCGCCACCGGGCTCGAGGCGCACCGGGCTGGCACCCCGATGATGCGGCCCATGCTGCTGGAGTTCCCGCACGACCCGTCCGTGCCGCACCTGGACCGCCAGTACATGCTCGGGTCCGACCTGCTCGTGGCGCCGGTGTTCGACGCCGCCGGCGACGTCGACCTCTACCTGCCGGAGGGCGGCTGGGCAGGCCTGCTCACCGGCGAGCGCGTCTCCGGCGGTCGCTGGGTGCGCGAGCAGCACGACTTCGACTCCCTGCCCGTGTACGTGCGTCCCGGTGGCGTGATCCCGCTGAGCGCCCACGAGGAGCGGCCCGACGCCGACCACCTCGACGGGCTCACGCTGCTCGTGAACCCCGGCGCGGACGGCTGGTCGCGGACCGTCGAGGTGCGTGACGCCGACGGCGGCCCGGTCGCCTTCGCGGTCCGGCGCGACGGCGACGAGGTCGTCGTCACCTCGCCGATCGGAGCGGGCTGGTCGGTGGAGGTCGTCGGCGGGGGCTGCGCGGCCGCCGTAGACGGCACCGCCCGGGTGTCCGCATGA
- a CDS encoding D-isomer specific 2-hydroxyacid dehydrogenase family protein has protein sequence MSAPVPGVAVSVARPGPDWLADSVAAAGGRLVPPGPDTEALLWFGGDLADLRSALDAAPGTRWVQLPSAGVDSYADAGLLDSPGITWTSAKGAFSRPVAEHALALTLATLRHLPERARARSWGRPAGTSLFGADVLVLGAGGIARTYLDLLAPFGTRNVVVRRQAAPVPGTERTVTTDQLHAELARADVVVVAAALTTRTRALLGADELAAMRPGAVLVNIARGGLVDTDALVAALASGRLGGAALDVTDPEPLPDGHPLWDLPTALVTPHTADTREMIEPLLRARVEENLRRFVAGETLDGVVDPVAGY, from the coding sequence ATGAGCGCCCCGGTGCCCGGCGTCGCCGTGAGCGTCGCCCGGCCGGGCCCGGACTGGTTGGCGGACTCGGTGGCCGCGGCCGGCGGGCGGCTCGTCCCGCCGGGCCCGGACACCGAGGCGCTGCTCTGGTTCGGCGGCGACCTCGCCGACCTCCGCTCGGCCCTCGACGCCGCACCCGGCACCCGCTGGGTGCAGCTGCCGTCGGCCGGGGTCGACTCCTACGCCGACGCCGGGCTGCTCGACTCCCCCGGCATCACGTGGACGTCCGCCAAGGGCGCGTTCTCGCGGCCCGTCGCCGAGCACGCCCTCGCCCTGACGCTCGCCACGCTGAGGCACCTGCCCGAGCGCGCCCGTGCCCGGTCGTGGGGCCGCCCCGCGGGGACCTCGCTGTTCGGGGCGGACGTGCTCGTCCTCGGTGCCGGCGGCATCGCCCGGACGTACCTCGACCTGCTGGCGCCGTTCGGCACCCGCAACGTCGTCGTGCGCCGCCAGGCCGCACCGGTGCCGGGCACCGAGCGGACCGTCACCACGGACCAGCTGCACGCCGAGCTGGCGCGCGCCGACGTCGTCGTGGTCGCCGCGGCGCTCACGACGCGGACCCGGGCCCTGCTCGGCGCCGACGAGCTGGCGGCGATGCGGCCCGGGGCGGTGCTCGTCAACATCGCGCGCGGCGGTCTCGTCGACACCGACGCGCTCGTGGCGGCACTCGCCTCCGGACGGCTCGGCGGCGCCGCGCTCGACGTCACCGACCCCGAGCCGCTGCCGGACGGCCACCCCCTGTGGGACCTGCCGACGGCGCTGGTGACCCCGCACACCGCGGACACCCGGGAGATGATCGAGCCGCTGCTGCGGGCCCGGGTCGAGGAGAACCTGCGCCGGTTCGTCGCGGGCGAGACCCTCGACGGCGTGGTCGACCCCGTGGCCGGGTACTGA
- a CDS encoding gluconokinase — MAATTAPTTGLGARVPGAGEAPWRGTVVMGVAGCGKSTVGGLLAARLGVRFVDADDLHPAHNVATMAAGTPLTDADRLPWLARVADVLSQGADAGEPVVVACSALRRAYRDALRAGAGGDVAFVHLHGDRALLAERIAARADHFMPPALLDSQLATLEPLEADETGFVLDVARPPGRTAVAAADRLGGHPGTAPGA, encoded by the coding sequence GTGGCGGCCACGACGGCGCCGACGACCGGCCTCGGGGCGCGCGTCCCGGGCGCGGGCGAGGCGCCCTGGCGGGGAACGGTCGTCATGGGGGTCGCAGGGTGCGGCAAGTCGACGGTCGGGGGCCTGCTGGCCGCACGCCTCGGCGTGCGGTTCGTGGACGCCGACGACCTCCACCCCGCACACAACGTCGCCACGATGGCGGCCGGGACGCCCCTGACGGACGCCGACCGCCTCCCCTGGCTCGCCCGGGTCGCCGACGTCCTGAGCCAGGGCGCCGACGCCGGCGAGCCCGTGGTGGTGGCGTGCTCCGCCCTGCGGCGGGCGTACCGCGACGCGCTGCGAGCAGGTGCGGGCGGCGACGTCGCCTTCGTGCACCTGCACGGGGACCGCGCCCTGCTCGCCGAACGGATCGCCGCCCGCGCGGACCACTTCATGCCGCCCGCGCTCCTGGACTCCCAGCTCGCCACGCTGGAGCCGCTGGAGGCCGACGAGACGGGCTTCGTGCTCGACGTCGCCCGGCCGCCCGGCCGCACCGCCGTCGCAGCGGCGGACCGGCTCGGCGGCCACCCGGGCACGGCGCCTGGCGCATGA
- a CDS encoding DUF998 domain-containing protein → MRRGATVTVLVLLGASLGCLACAPLVLPDSYDVVRHTVADATAQGVPGGWLARTGLALLGVAVLALAAWSVDRWSSVARAAHGVYGTAVVLLAVFAPLAWDGRPGSQVEATWHAVLAAVAVGAFVAGVVAVRVGRGTPAGAPGVVDVLVVAAVVVPAAASLTMAATSGVTERLLFAAAYLWYGVQTARRPVVDRPA, encoded by the coding sequence GTGCGACGTGGTGCGACGGTGACGGTCCTGGTCCTGCTCGGGGCGAGCCTGGGCTGCCTCGCGTGCGCACCGCTCGTGCTGCCCGACTCCTACGACGTGGTCCGGCACACCGTCGCCGACGCGACCGCCCAGGGGGTCCCGGGTGGGTGGCTCGCCCGGACCGGTCTGGCGCTGCTCGGCGTGGCCGTGCTGGCGCTCGCGGCGTGGTCCGTGGATCGCTGGTCGAGCGTCGCCCGGGCCGCGCACGGCGTCTACGGCACGGCGGTGGTGCTGCTCGCCGTGTTCGCGCCGCTGGCGTGGGACGGCCGCCCCGGCAGCCAGGTCGAGGCGACCTGGCACGCCGTGCTGGCCGCCGTCGCCGTCGGGGCGTTCGTCGCCGGCGTGGTCGCCGTCCGTGTCGGGCGGGGGACGCCGGCCGGCGCGCCGGGCGTCGTCGACGTGCTCGTCGTCGCGGCCGTCGTGGTGCCGGCCGCCGCCTCCCTGACCATGGCGGCGACCTCCGGGGTCACCGAGCGCCTGCTGTTCGCGGCCGCCTACCTCTGGTACGGCGTCCAGACCGCCCGCCGGCCGGTGGTCGACCGGCCGGCGTGA
- a CDS encoding Fic family protein, protein MSENDAQRLWVREDQPPDLTARRSADRRGGHYLRYYPAHLDERMATSVDAAAMEVVSDAAAAVAAVGERLRQRPLAVLYATLLRSESISSSWVEGLHETPRNVMVAQLRDRDPGLAGHQFERLGTATGILGNLDSVREGVALLRETWVDSSIHHIHRLIAPRVHTGGYRDVDVQIGGSSKLTASYVAPPPAEVPALMANLLHYANHSPDNPLVKAAILHAQYETIHPYEDGNGRSGRVLVHGYLARAGLLDHGVLPLSVVLRQDVDGYVRELTAFRHGDAAARGEAVSGFVAWFADLLLASCEEAERTAAESEAVQRDWADRVAGFRSDSGVHRALPLLAEQPVVTARYLAQALDVSGVTARTVVDRLVDVGVLEPSGGRFRRSEVYQASALLRMMDRLVPGVQPTALPRVLPG, encoded by the coding sequence ATGTCCGAGAACGACGCGCAGCGGCTCTGGGTCCGCGAGGACCAGCCGCCGGACCTCACCGCGCGGCGGTCCGCGGACCGCCGCGGCGGGCACTACCTGCGCTACTACCCGGCCCACCTCGACGAACGGATGGCGACCTCCGTCGACGCCGCCGCGATGGAGGTCGTGTCGGACGCGGCGGCCGCCGTCGCCGCCGTCGGCGAACGTCTCCGCCAGCGGCCCCTCGCCGTCCTGTACGCGACCCTCCTGCGCAGCGAGTCGATCTCGTCGTCGTGGGTCGAAGGCCTGCACGAGACCCCGCGCAACGTCATGGTCGCCCAGCTCCGCGACCGCGACCCCGGGCTGGCGGGGCACCAGTTCGAGCGCCTCGGGACGGCCACCGGCATCCTCGGCAACCTCGACTCGGTCCGCGAGGGCGTCGCGCTCCTGCGCGAGACGTGGGTGGACTCCTCGATCCACCACATCCACCGCCTCATCGCGCCGCGGGTCCACACCGGCGGGTACCGCGACGTCGACGTCCAGATCGGCGGCTCGTCGAAGCTCACCGCCTCGTACGTCGCCCCGCCCCCCGCCGAGGTGCCGGCCCTCATGGCGAACCTGCTGCACTACGCCAACCACAGCCCGGACAACCCCTTGGTCAAGGCCGCGATCCTCCACGCGCAGTACGAGACGATCCACCCGTACGAGGACGGCAACGGCCGCTCGGGTCGGGTGCTCGTGCACGGCTACCTCGCCCGCGCGGGACTGCTCGACCACGGGGTGCTCCCCCTGTCGGTCGTCCTGCGCCAGGACGTCGACGGGTACGTCCGGGAGCTCACCGCGTTCCGCCACGGCGATGCGGCGGCACGCGGGGAGGCCGTCAGCGGGTTCGTGGCCTGGTTCGCCGACCTCCTGCTCGCCTCGTGCGAGGAAGCAGAACGCACCGCAGCCGAGTCCGAGGCCGTCCAGCGGGACTGGGCGGACCGCGTCGCAGGGTTCCGCTCGGACTCGGGCGTGCACCGGGCGCTCCCCCTGCTGGCGGAGCAGCCGGTCGTGACCGCGCGATACCTCGCGCAGGCCCTCGACGTCTCCGGGGTCACCGCCCGGACGGTCGTCGACCGGCTCGTCGACGTCGGCGTGCTCGAACCCTCGGGCGGCAGGTTCCGACGGTCCGAGGTGTACCAGGCGTCGGCCCTGCTGCGCATGATGGACCGGCTGGTGCCGGGCGTCCAGCCCACGGCGCTCCCCCGGGTGCTGCCAGGCTGA
- a CDS encoding glycosyl hydrolase family 18 protein yields the protein MKISPRPGGRAARPVRAIATGLAAVALAAAGALAVVPATAAPAPQAAPAAAPAAAPAATGTQWLTGYWHNFDNGSVTMRLSEIPQAYNLVAVAFADNKAGTPGGITFNLASAELGGYTVAQFKADVAAIRAQGRKVVISVGGERGNVVVSNATEAKNFADTTYALMQEYGFDGVDIDLEHGIDATHMADALHQLSAKAGPDLILTMAPQTIDYQATSMGYYQLTLAIKDILTIVNTQYYNSGTMMGCDQKVYPQATVDFLTALSCIQLEMGLRPDQVGIGVPAVPRAAGGGYQPLANVVRAVDCLEVGTGCGTFRPATPYGKIGGVMTWSINWDKTNGYELANTIGARLAGGPGSTPSPTPTPTPTPTPTPTPSPSNPPVTCTAAPAWSASAVYVGGNRVSHQGRLYEAKWWTTGENPTQSGQWGVWRDLGAC from the coding sequence GTGAAGATCTCCCCCCGACCGGGCGGACGTGCCGCCCGGCCCGTGCGCGCGATCGCGACCGGGCTCGCCGCCGTCGCCCTCGCCGCCGCGGGCGCACTGGCCGTCGTGCCCGCCACCGCCGCTCCGGCCCCGCAGGCCGCCCCCGCGGCGGCCCCGGCTGCGGCCCCGGCAGCGACCGGCACCCAGTGGCTGACCGGCTACTGGCACAACTTCGACAACGGCTCGGTGACGATGCGGCTGTCGGAGATCCCGCAGGCCTACAACCTGGTGGCCGTCGCCTTCGCCGACAACAAGGCGGGCACACCGGGCGGGATCACGTTCAACCTGGCATCAGCCGAGCTCGGCGGGTACACCGTCGCCCAGTTCAAGGCGGACGTCGCCGCGATCCGCGCCCAGGGGCGCAAGGTCGTCATCTCGGTCGGCGGCGAGCGCGGCAACGTCGTCGTGTCCAACGCGACCGAGGCGAAGAACTTCGCCGACACCACGTACGCCCTCATGCAGGAGTACGGGTTCGACGGCGTGGACATCGACCTCGAGCACGGCATCGACGCCACCCACATGGCGGACGCCCTGCACCAGCTCTCCGCGAAGGCGGGTCCCGACCTGATCCTCACGATGGCGCCGCAGACCATCGACTACCAGGCGACCTCCATGGGCTACTACCAGCTCACCCTGGCGATCAAGGACATCCTCACGATCGTCAACACCCAGTACTACAACTCCGGCACCATGATGGGTTGCGACCAGAAGGTGTACCCCCAGGCCACGGTCGACTTCCTCACCGCGCTGTCGTGCATCCAGCTCGAGATGGGCCTGCGCCCCGACCAGGTCGGCATCGGCGTGCCCGCCGTCCCGCGCGCCGCGGGTGGCGGCTACCAGCCGCTCGCGAACGTCGTCAGGGCCGTGGACTGCCTGGAGGTCGGCACCGGCTGCGGCACGTTCCGCCCCGCGACGCCCTACGGCAAGATCGGCGGCGTCATGACGTGGTCGATCAACTGGGACAAGACCAACGGCTACGAGCTCGCGAACACGATCGGCGCGCGCCTCGCCGGCGGTCCGGGCAGCACCCCCAGCCCGACGCCGACTCCGACACCCACCCCGACCCCGACGCCCACCCCGTCGCCGTCGAACCCTCCGGTGACGTGCACGGCCGCCCCGGCCTGGTCGGCCTCGGCGGTCTACGTCGGCGGCAACCGCGTCTCCCACCAGGGTCGGCTCTACGAGGCCAAGTGGTGGACGACCGGCGAGAACCCGACGCAGAGCGGCCAGTGGGGCGTCTGGCGCGACCTCGGCGCCTGCTGA
- a CDS encoding dienelactone hydrolase family protein: MAEIVLFHHALGVTAGVRTFADALRGGGHVVHLPDLFDGLTFGTVEDGVAHAGVVGEDVLAEQAAAYVDTLPAQIVYGGMSMGAARAAEGVLRRPGARAAFFLSGAVAPSWWDAMWPDDVPSQAHVAADDPWREPEAEDEYVSAVAGGELFVYPGSGHLFAEPGHPDHDAEAAALATARVLELLGTL; this comes from the coding sequence ATGGCCGAGATCGTGCTGTTCCACCACGCCCTCGGCGTGACCGCCGGCGTCCGCACCTTCGCGGACGCGCTGCGCGGCGGCGGGCACGTCGTCCACCTGCCGGACCTGTTCGACGGCCTGACCTTCGGGACGGTCGAGGACGGTGTCGCCCACGCGGGCGTCGTCGGCGAGGACGTGCTCGCCGAGCAGGCGGCCGCGTACGTCGACACCCTGCCCGCGCAGATCGTCTACGGCGGGATGTCCATGGGCGCCGCCCGCGCCGCCGAGGGCGTCCTGCGCCGGCCCGGCGCCCGGGCGGCGTTCTTCCTCTCCGGGGCCGTCGCCCCGTCGTGGTGGGACGCCATGTGGCCGGACGACGTCCCCTCGCAGGCGCACGTGGCCGCGGACGACCCCTGGCGGGAGCCCGAGGCGGAGGACGAGTACGTCTCCGCCGTCGCGGGCGGCGAGCTGTTCGTCTACCCCGGGTCGGGGCACCTGTTCGCCGAGCCGGGCCACCCCGACCACGACGCCGAGGCCGCCGCCCTCGCGACCGCGCGGGTGCTGGAGCTCCTCGGGACGCTCTGA
- a CDS encoding DUF2200 domain-containing protein, with translation MAGHRIFAMSFASIYPHYVTKVERKGHPVAELHQVITWLTGYDDAGIARVVADEVTMEEFFAAAPRWNPNASLITGVICGHRVEEITDPLMQKIRYLDKLVDEVARGKKMTSILRGDTEVPQAS, from the coding sequence ATGGCAGGACACCGGATCTTCGCGATGAGCTTCGCGAGCATCTACCCGCACTACGTGACCAAGGTCGAGCGCAAGGGCCACCCCGTCGCCGAGCTGCACCAGGTCATCACCTGGTTGACGGGCTACGACGACGCCGGGATCGCCCGCGTGGTCGCCGACGAGGTGACGATGGAGGAGTTCTTCGCCGCCGCTCCCCGGTGGAACCCGAACGCGTCCCTCATCACGGGCGTGATCTGCGGCCACCGGGTGGAGGAGATCACCGACCCGCTCATGCAGAAGATCCGGTATCTCGACAAGCTCGTCGACGAGGTCGCGCGTGGCAAGAAGATGACGTCGATCCTGCGGGGCGACACGGAGGTCCCGCAGGCCTCCTGA
- a CDS encoding zinc-dependent alcohol dehydrogenase, which translates to MRALTWQGRERLAVDDVPDPRVERPTDAVIRVTSTAICGSDLHLYSVLGMYLDPGDVLGHEAMGVVEEVGAAAGDLQVGDRVVVPFTIACGRCWMCERGLQSQCETTQVRSQDKGAALFGYTRLYGQVPGGQAQYLRVPHADYGPVRVPDDGAPDERYLYLSDVLPTAWQGVEYADVPEDGSIVVLGLGPVGQMVARIARHRGAGTVVAVDPVPARRAMAERHGVTTLDPGAVGDLRAAILDLTAGRGPDGVVDAVGMEAHGSPVAEAALKVASRLPDAMAAPLTERAGIDRLAALHTAFDLVRRGGTVSISGVYGGAVDPVPMMQLFDKQVTLRMGQANVRRWIDDLLPLVEDPADPLGVLDLRTHRLPLEQAPDAYRTFQRKDDGCIKVVLDPWAADGAA; encoded by the coding sequence ATGCGCGCCCTCACCTGGCAGGGCCGCGAGCGCCTCGCGGTCGACGACGTCCCCGACCCGCGCGTCGAGCGCCCCACCGACGCGGTGATCCGGGTCACGTCCACGGCGATCTGCGGATCCGACCTGCACCTCTACAGCGTCCTGGGGATGTACCTCGACCCCGGTGACGTCCTCGGCCACGAGGCGATGGGTGTCGTCGAGGAGGTCGGTGCGGCCGCGGGCGACCTGCAGGTCGGCGACCGGGTCGTCGTCCCGTTCACCATCGCCTGCGGTCGCTGCTGGATGTGCGAGCGCGGCCTGCAGAGCCAGTGCGAGACCACGCAGGTCCGCTCCCAGGACAAGGGCGCCGCCCTGTTCGGCTACACCCGGCTGTACGGCCAGGTGCCCGGCGGGCAGGCCCAGTACCTGCGGGTTCCGCACGCCGACTACGGCCCGGTGCGCGTGCCGGACGACGGTGCTCCCGACGAGCGCTACCTCTACCTGTCGGACGTCCTGCCCACGGCCTGGCAGGGCGTCGAGTACGCGGACGTCCCCGAGGACGGCAGCATCGTGGTGCTCGGCCTGGGGCCGGTGGGCCAGATGGTCGCCCGCATCGCCCGGCACCGGGGCGCGGGCACGGTCGTCGCCGTCGACCCGGTGCCCGCGCGGCGGGCCATGGCCGAGCGCCACGGCGTCACCACGCTCGACCCCGGGGCGGTGGGCGACCTGCGGGCGGCGATCCTCGACCTGACCGCGGGGCGCGGGCCGGACGGCGTCGTCGACGCCGTCGGCATGGAGGCGCACGGGTCGCCCGTCGCCGAGGCCGCGCTCAAGGTGGCCTCCCGGCTGCCGGACGCGATGGCCGCGCCGCTGACCGAACGCGCCGGGATCGACCGGCTCGCCGCCCTGCACACCGCGTTCGACCTGGTGCGGCGCGGCGGCACCGTGTCGATCTCCGGCGTGTACGGCGGCGCGGTCGACCCGGTGCCGATGATGCAACTCTTCGACAAGCAGGTCACCCTGCGCATGGGGCAGGCGAACGTCCGGCGGTGGATCGACGACCTGCTGCCGCTCGTCGAGGACCCGGCGGACCCGCTCGGGGTGCTCGACCTGCGCACGCACCGGCTCCCCCTGGAGCAGGCCCCGGACGCGTACCGCACGTTCCAGCGCAAGGACGACGGCTGCATCAAGGTGGTGCTCGACCCCTGGGCGGCCGACGGCGCGGCGTGA
- a CDS encoding DUF2231 domain-containing protein, producing the protein MPPTPSTTTGPLAAARSLESAAVLDRLAAVVDRLSGAVVPAGRAHHALRGRSLGHPLHAVLTDLPLGLWSSAVALDLTGPEKYADASRRLVGLGLLTAVPTVLAGLADFPALGTRARRVAAVHAAVNGVGNVLFATSFLARHAGRRRLGAALSVAGMGVAGAGGFLGGHVAGGMHEPAPPTA; encoded by the coding sequence ATGCCACCCACCCCGAGCACCACCACCGGACCCCTGGCCGCCGCGCGGTCCCTGGAGTCCGCAGCAGTCCTGGACCGTCTCGCCGCCGTCGTCGACCGGCTGTCCGGTGCCGTCGTCCCGGCCGGCCGCGCGCACCACGCGCTGCGCGGCCGGAGCCTCGGCCATCCCCTGCACGCGGTGCTCACCGACCTGCCGCTGGGACTGTGGAGCAGTGCCGTCGCGCTCGACCTCACGGGTCCTGAGAAGTATGCCGACGCCTCGCGACGGCTCGTGGGGCTCGGTCTCCTCACGGCCGTCCCGACCGTGCTGGCCGGCCTCGCCGACTTCCCGGCGCTCGGCACCCGGGCCCGGCGCGTCGCCGCGGTGCACGCCGCCGTCAACGGCGTGGGCAACGTCCTGTTCGCCACCTCGTTCCTCGCCCGGCATGCCGGCCGCCGCCGGCTGGGCGCCGCGCTGTCCGTCGCAGGCATGGGCGTCGCCGGTGCCGGCGGGTTCCTCGGCGGGCACGTCGCGGGCGGCATGCACGAGCCCGCGCCGCCCACGGCGTGA
- a CDS encoding dihydrofolate reductase family protein, whose protein sequence is MGSIEIELFVSLDLVGQSPGGPEEDPAGGFAYGGWQAPLLDDVAGAQVAAAYEGTDALLLGRRTYDIFAAYWPHQDDEFGRLFDRVPKYVATRGEPDLPWAGSSRLDTDLVAEVHALRGRHEHVKVVGSLDLVQTLLREKLFDRLDLWVHPIVLGAGKKLFDGSEVPTNLELLEPPAPSPRGTVLLRYGRLDGVPATGDMTA, encoded by the coding sequence ATGGGAAGCATCGAGATCGAGCTCTTCGTCAGCCTCGACCTGGTGGGGCAGTCACCGGGCGGGCCGGAGGAGGACCCGGCGGGCGGTTTCGCGTACGGCGGCTGGCAGGCGCCCCTGCTGGACGACGTCGCCGGTGCCCAGGTCGCCGCAGCGTACGAGGGCACCGACGCCCTGCTGCTCGGGCGGCGCACTTACGACATCTTCGCCGCCTACTGGCCGCACCAGGACGACGAGTTCGGCCGCTTGTTCGACCGCGTGCCGAAGTACGTGGCGACCCGCGGCGAGCCCGACCTGCCGTGGGCGGGGTCGTCCCGGCTCGACACCGACCTGGTGGCCGAGGTGCACGCCCTGCGGGGCCGGCACGAGCACGTCAAGGTCGTGGGCAGCCTCGACCTGGTGCAGACCCTCCTGCGGGAGAAGCTGTTCGACCGGCTCGACCTGTGGGTGCACCCGATCGTGCTCGGCGCCGGCAAGAAGCTCTTCGACGGCAGCGAGGTCCCGACGAACCTCGAGCTGCTGGAACCGCCCGCACCGAGCCCCCGCGGCACCGTGCTCCTGCGCTACGGGCGGCTCGACGGCGTCCCCGCCACGGGGGACATGACGGCGTAG
- a CDS encoding DUF1905 domain-containing protein — MTPDPILDHTFTAPIGVDVKGEVWSCVEVPDARELFGSLRSVRVDATVDGVALPNVGLMPTGGGGLMLSLSAKVRKALGKDVGDTVTVHLTRPS; from the coding sequence ATGACCCCGGACCCGATCCTCGACCACACGTTCACCGCGCCGATCGGCGTCGACGTCAAGGGCGAGGTGTGGTCCTGCGTCGAGGTGCCGGACGCCCGGGAGCTCTTCGGCTCCTTGCGCTCGGTACGGGTGGACGCCACCGTCGACGGGGTGGCGCTGCCGAACGTCGGGCTCATGCCGACGGGCGGCGGAGGGCTGATGCTGTCGCTGAGCGCGAAGGTGCGCAAGGCGCTGGGCAAGGACGTGGGGGACACGGTGACCGTCCATCTGACCCGTCCGTCCTGA